The following coding sequences are from one Deltaproteobacteria bacterium window:
- a CDS encoding GAF domain-containing protein: MDASQEHLEALISISTEITSTLHLDEVLQRVVAHACRLMEAQVASLLLVDKEAGTLRPTVTYGASPAYLAQPDRELASSLTGEVVRSGRPLYIPDVRKESRASVSELARQEGLCTLLSVPLRTKTEVIGVLNVYTSELRHFDEEEVRLLTLLANQSAIAIENATLHRDEMEAREHLRQSEKLASLGKLSAGLAHEIRNPLNTVSMLMYAMAQELPSDGPLGADVHVMQGELRRMSLLLEQFLEFARPRPPHFQREPVDEIMEETLLLIGPEARAHGVMVYKEWAKPLPKVWVDGAQIKQVFLNLLLNALQAMPTGGKLTVRIHVSSGGLLTAISDEGEGIQPEVRANLFQPFFTTKQGGTGLGLSISQRIIEGHNGRLRLFSQPGAGTTVIVRLPL; this comes from the coding sequence ATGGACGCGTCGCAAGAGCACCTTGAAGCCCTGATCTCCATCAGCACGGAGATCACCTCCACTCTGCACCTCGACGAGGTGCTCCAGCGCGTCGTCGCTCATGCCTGCCGCCTCATGGAAGCGCAGGTGGCCTCGCTCTTGTTAGTCGATAAGGAAGCTGGCACGCTCCGTCCCACCGTGACCTACGGCGCGAGCCCTGCCTATCTCGCCCAACCCGATCGGGAGTTGGCCTCCAGCCTCACTGGAGAGGTCGTCCGCAGCGGACGGCCTCTCTACATCCCCGATGTCCGCAAAGAGTCACGCGCTTCGGTCTCCGAGTTGGCGCGGCAGGAGGGTCTCTGCACCCTGCTCTCCGTCCCGCTCCGCACCAAGACCGAGGTCATCGGCGTCCTCAATGTCTATACCAGCGAGCTACGGCACTTCGATGAAGAGGAGGTGCGGCTGCTCACCCTCCTCGCCAATCAATCCGCCATCGCCATCGAAAACGCGACCTTACACCGCGACGAAATGGAAGCACGCGAGCACCTGCGACAGTCGGAAAAACTCGCGTCGCTCGGGAAGCTATCCGCCGGTCTGGCTCACGAGATCCGCAACCCCCTCAACACGGTGAGTATGTTGATGTACGCCATGGCTCAGGAACTCCCCTCCGACGGCCCCCTGGGCGCGGACGTGCACGTCATGCAAGGAGAACTGCGCCGCATGTCGCTGCTGCTCGAGCAGTTCCTCGAATTCGCCCGCCCACGGCCTCCGCATTTCCAGCGCGAACCTGTGGACGAAATTATGGAAGAGACCCTGCTGTTGATCGGCCCGGAAGCCCGCGCTCACGGCGTCATGGTGTACAAAGAATGGGCCAAACCCCTGCCCAAGGTGTGGGTCGATGGCGCACAGATCAAGCAAGTGTTTCTCAACCTCCTGCTCAATGCCTTGCAGGCGATGCCTACCGGCGGCAAGCTGACCGTGCGCATCCACGTCAGCAGCGGTGGTCTCCTAACAGCCATCTCCGATGAAGGCGAAGGCATCCAGCCGGAGGTGCGGGCCAATTTATTCCAGCCGTTTTTCACCACCAAACAAGGCGGCACCGGCCTGGGTCTTTCCATCTCGCAGCGCATTATCGAAGGCCACAACGGTCGCCTGCGTCTCTTCTCGCAGCCCGGCGCTGGCACCACGGTGATCGTGCGCTTGCCGTTGTAG
- a CDS encoding P-II family nitrogen regulator has translation MKKIEAIIKPFKLDEVKEALSKEGIQGMTVSEVKGFGRQRGHTELYRGVEYVVDFLPKIKLEILVEDEKAGVVADIILAAARTGHIGDGKIFILPVEEAIRIRTGERGAEAV, from the coding sequence GTGAAAAAGATCGAAGCCATCATTAAGCCGTTCAAGCTCGACGAGGTCAAAGAAGCCCTCTCGAAGGAAGGGATTCAGGGCATGACGGTGTCCGAAGTCAAAGGCTTCGGGCGCCAACGTGGGCATACGGAACTCTATCGCGGTGTCGAATACGTGGTGGATTTCTTGCCCAAGATCAAGCTCGAAATCTTGGTGGAAGACGAGAAGGCCGGAGTCGTGGCGGACATTATTCTCGCCGCTGCTCGGACCGGACACATCGGCGATGGCAAGATCTTTATCTTACCAGTCGAGGAAGCCATACGGATTCGTACCGGGGAACGTGGAGCCGAGGCGGTGTGA
- a CDS encoding porin, translated as MKHYFRWIGGVSVLLLGLTGGQIAQAEESTTTTEAAPAAEKPKPWSPVEAVGLAGPLGAWGLEIHGFVGANYTFNFNEPTSGKNGLLLMNRKHDELHLDLANIRIQRVVDGGIGFVTDFNFGKTAEVVGRATRWCKTPPSVSGNGACHESRNSFEANQFYLTYKFPIGNGLGMKLGKFVTLHGAEVIKTWDNMNYNISNSVLFGYAIPFTHTGVLFNYPLTDWASLDAGLVTGWDQFSYKANDGIVFTGGMTVTPHPTLTFYGATTVGPEQDDRGDSKRALFTLLATYKPTDQWTFILDYNHADETDILPPIKSSGRGTKDARWDGLAGYAIYQINDMFTASLRTEFFDDVDGVRTGTKQTVWEITPTIAFRPWWLFPGLTVRLEYRHDESSKRTFAGKTFPVSGGSCSRSHVDADCFPDYQSNISGGSTVTRYFPGQDTFVWEASYAF; from the coding sequence ATGAAGCATTATTTTCGGTGGATCGGCGGTGTAAGTGTACTGCTCCTGGGACTGACCGGCGGTCAGATTGCCCAAGCTGAAGAATCCACCACGACAACGGAAGCTGCGCCAGCGGCAGAGAAACCCAAGCCCTGGAGCCCAGTGGAAGCCGTCGGACTCGCGGGTCCGTTAGGAGCGTGGGGTCTCGAAATCCACGGTTTCGTCGGAGCGAATTATACGTTCAATTTCAACGAACCGACCTCGGGAAAGAACGGCCTCTTGTTAATGAACCGTAAGCATGACGAGCTCCATCTCGATCTGGCCAACATCCGCATTCAGCGCGTGGTCGATGGCGGCATCGGCTTCGTCACTGATTTCAATTTCGGAAAGACCGCCGAAGTGGTCGGACGCGCGACCCGCTGGTGCAAAACCCCGCCTTCGGTCAGCGGCAACGGGGCGTGCCACGAAAGCCGCAATTCTTTCGAGGCTAATCAGTTTTACCTGACCTACAAATTCCCTATCGGCAACGGCCTCGGCATGAAGCTGGGAAAATTCGTGACCTTGCACGGTGCCGAAGTCATCAAGACGTGGGATAACATGAACTACAACATCTCGAACTCCGTCCTGTTCGGATACGCGATTCCCTTCACCCATACCGGCGTGCTCTTCAATTACCCCCTCACGGATTGGGCCAGCCTCGACGCCGGTCTCGTCACCGGGTGGGACCAGTTCTCCTATAAAGCCAACGATGGCATAGTGTTCACTGGCGGTATGACGGTCACGCCGCATCCGACACTGACGTTTTACGGTGCGACCACCGTGGGTCCAGAACAGGATGATCGAGGCGACTCCAAACGCGCGCTCTTCACCTTGCTCGCCACCTACAAACCCACAGATCAATGGACGTTCATCCTCGATTACAACCACGCCGACGAGACCGATATTTTGCCGCCGATTAAATCGAGTGGACGCGGCACCAAAGACGCGCGGTGGGATGGGCTCGCTGGGTATGCGATCTACCAGATTAATGACATGTTCACCGCCTCCTTGCGCACGGAGTTCTTCGATGATGTGGACGGCGTGCGCACCGGGACCAAGCAAACCGTCTGGGAAATTACTCCCACTATCGCGTTCCGCCCCTGGTGGCTCTTCCCCGGTCTCACCGTCCGTCTCGAATATCGCCACGACGAATCGAGCAAGCGCACCTTCGCCGGCAAGACCTTCCCGGTCAGTGGTGGCTCCTGCTCCAGGAGCCATGTCGATGCGGATTGTTTTCCCGACTATCAAAGCAACATCTCCGGCGGTTCGACCGTCACACGGTATTTCCCCGGACAAGACACGTTTGTGTGGGAAGCAAGTTACGCTTTCTAA